The stretch of DNA CGGTGAAGTAGTCGTAAGTGCCGGAGTCAACGCCGGCGCCGAACAGGTGGATTTCGCGGTCCGGCCAGGAGGCACGAACCTGGTTCCACTTGGTGACCTTGCCCTGCGCATCCGGCGCCCACATCGTTTTCAACTCGGCCACCGTGATCTTGTCGGCCCAGGTGGCCTTGGGGTGCACGGCGATGGCAATGCCGTCGTAGGCAATCGGCAGCTCGACGTATTCGACGCCCGACTTGGCGCAGGCGGCCACTTCGGTGGCGCTGATCGGACGCGAGGCGTCGCTGATGTCGATTTCGCCGCGGCAGAACTTCTGAAAGCCGCCGCCGGTGCCGGAGATACCCACGGTCACGCGCGCGGACTTGTCGGCCTTCTGGAATTCTTCCGCGACCGCCTCGCTGATCGGAAAGACCGTGCTGGACCCATCGAGGGACACAAGGGCAGGGCCGGCCGCCGGCGTGCCGGTTGAGGTGGAACCGCCGCCGCCACAGGCGGCCAGCGTGAGAGTCAGCACCACGACGGGTGCCATGTGTCGAATGGGTAACAGCAACATGGTCCCTAGCGTACACGCCGGGGGTTTCGCGGTAGTTTCTGGCGTGTTAACTCTGTGTTAACGGCCTTGAGGCCCTTCCGGTAGGGGATCTTCTCGATGCGGATCTTCCGGTCGAGCGCGTCTTCGAGCGCCCGCGCCTGCTTGCGCGCGGCCCAGACCTCCAGCTCGGCATCACCGACCGCCTGCACGTTGATGCGCAGTTCGCCCAGCCGCTCGCGCACTTCGAGGCCCCGGACGACGCCGTGGCGGCTGCGGTCGAGGGTCTCGGCGAGGCGGAGAAACGCCGACAGCACCTCGACTGTGTGCCGGCGCGGCTTACTGAGATCCTGCTGACCGACGTGGTCGTCCTTGGGCGTGGCGCGGCGGTGATAGCGCGCCACCAGCGCCATGATGTCGATCTCCTCCGGCTCGAACCCGCGCAGGTCGCCGTTCTTGATCAGGTAGTACGAGTGCCGATGGTGCTTCTCGTAGCTGATGTGGTTGCCGATGTCGTGGAGGAAGCCGGCATACTCCAGCCACTCGCGCTCGCGATCGCCCAGGCCATGAATCCGCTTGGTGAAGTCGAACATCGTCAGGGCCAGCGCGGCCACCTGGCGCGAGTGTTCCGCTTCCCATCGGCAGCGTTCGGCGAGTTCGACCACCGACCGGCGGCGGACATCCGGATACGAATCCACGCGCGCGATGTGCCGGCGGTGGCCGTGGATGTAGTCCAGCAGCACGCCTTCGCGGAGCGCGAGGTCGCACAGCGTGATCTCGTCGGCGCCCAGCTTCTTGAGCACCGTGTCGAGCAGGATGACGCCGGCCACCATCAGATCCGCGCGGCGGGGATCCTGGCCGAGCAGGTGCATCCGCTCTTCCAAATCCATGTCGAGGGCGGTCTTCCGAAGGCGCCGTAAGCTCTTGGCCGGCACCCGCAGGTTGCGCACTTCCTGCGGCGGCGTGCCGCGGTCCATCGCCGTGGCTACGGTGCCGAGCGACAGGATGGTGCCCGACGTGCCGATCACGCGGTCGTAGCCGGCCTCGACAATGGTCTCGAGGTAGCGGTCCACTTGTTCGCCGATGAACTCGGTCATCTTGCGCTCGTCGCGGGTCGAAATCGGATCGGAGTCCACGAACCGCTCGGTCAGGCGGATGACGCCGATCTTGAAGCTGCGCGCGAACTCGACCTCGCGGCCGCTGCCGCGCGTGATCTCGACGCTGCCGCCGCCGATGTCGATCACCACCGCCGGCTTCGGCGTATCGACGCCGTAGACCGCCGCCAGGTGGATCAGCCGCGCTTCTTCGGTGCCGGTGATGAGGCGGGCGCGGATGCCGGTCTTCCGCTCGATCTCCTTGAGGAAGGCGCCGCCATTCTCCGCCTCGCGCGTGGCGCTGGTCGCCACCGCGAGAATCTCATCGACCTGGTGCGAGGTGGCCAGGCGCTGGAACTTCGACAACGCCTGGAGCGCCGCGTTCATCGATTCGGGCGTCAGCTTCTTGCCGTCGAGGCCGCCGGCACCCAGCCGGACCATTTCCTTTTCGCGGTCCACGACCTCGAACGAGAAGTCCGGCCGTACGCGAACCACAATCATGTGGACCGAATTGGTGCCGATGTCGATGGCAGCTAGGCGCATGGGCAAAGGGGATAGTGGTGGACCTGCCCTGAGCGAGGAGCCGCCCCGGCTTGCCGGCTCGACTCCGAGTCGAAGGGTATAATCGGAAGTTCATCCTAGCATGGAGCGTTCAGCCCTCTCCGTCGCCATGGTCCGCCAACGCCTGGTGTCGCTGCTCACCGCGATGCCCGCGGCGCAGTCAGGCGACGAGACGTCGGTGCACCAGGCCCGCGTGGCGTCGCGACGGTTGCGCGAGGTCCTGCCGGTGCTGGGCGCCAGTGCCGACGGCCAGGCGCTGGACCGCGTTGATCGCCGTGTCCGCCGCATTACCCGCGCGCTGGGCCCGGTCCGCGAACTGGATGTCGCCCTCCTGCTGCTGGCCGAGCTCGAAGGCCGCGGCGACGCGGCGGCCCGCGCCATCAACCGAGTCCGCGCCGCGGTGGTTGCCGAGCGCCTGGAGCGACGGCGGGAGATGCTCGACGAAATCACCCCGTCCCGCCTCGACACACTGCGCAAGCGGCTGGTCGATGTCGCCGCCCCGGACACCCATCCCGCGGTGCCCGCCGACGCGGTGGCCGAAGCCGCGGAGCGGTCCGCCACCCGCGCGCGGCGGATGGGCGCCGCCATCGAGCACGCCGGCGGCATCTACCTGCCGGACCGGTTGCATCGCGTCCGCATCGCCGCCAAGAAGCTGCGATACGCCATCGAGATCCAGCGCGAGCTGATGCACTCGCGATCCCGGGCGCACCTTGGCCGGTTGCGCACGCTGCAGGATCTGCTGGGCCGCATGCACGACCTCGAGACCCTGATCGAGCGGGCCCGCGCCGTGCAGGCGTCGCTCGCCGCGCGCGACCGTCGCGGCATGGCCGAACTCGATTCGCTCATTCGCGTGCTGGAGGATGAGTGCCGCGAAGGGCACGCCGCCTACATGCACGCGCGGCCGCACCTCATCAAGATGTGTGAGGCCGTCATCGACACCGCCGGGCAATCCCGCTCGACTGCGGCGTAACCCCAAGGATGTCATGGCCGCTACTATCGAGCTCTACCTCGTTCGGCACGGCGTTGCCGCCGAGCGCGGGCCGAAGTATCCCGACGACCGCCTGCGTCCGCTGACGCCAGCCGGCGTCAAGAAGTTCGCCGCGTCCGTCCCCGGCCTCCTCGAACTCGACGTCGTCATCGACTTCGTGCTGACCAGCCCCCTGGTGCGTGCGCGCGAGACGGCCACCTTGCTGGCGTCGGGGCTCAAGCCGAAGCCCGCCATCGCGGAGGTGGAGGCGTTGGCGCCGGGCGGCCGGTATCAGGCGGTGGTGGAAGCCATCAAGACCCACGCCAAGCAGCACCGCCGGCTGGCGCTGGTGGGCCACGAGCCCGACCTGGGTGAGCTGGCCGCGCGCCTGCTCGGCGCACGAGGCACCATCGCGTTCAAGAAGGGCGCGATTTGCGCCATCGACGTGGACGGCGCCACGCCCGGCGGGCCCGGCACGCTGCGCTGGTTCCTCACGCCCCGCGCCCTCCGCGCCCTCGCCCCTTGATGAACGCGACCGTCGTCATCAACCCGATTGCCGGGCCGGGCCGCGTGCGCACCCTCGACTCGTGTATTGCGCTCGCCAAGGAGGCGCTGGCCCGCGGCGGGTTCGCGGCCGACGTGCGCATCACCGCCGGACCGGCTGATGCCGAACGGTTTGCGACCGAGGCTCTCACGGCCGGTCATCAACTGGTTGTGGCGTGGGGCGGCGACGGAACGGTGAACGGCGTGGGTGCCGCCCTGGCAGGCACGCGCGTGCCCCTGGCCATCATCCCGGGCGGTTCGGGCAACGGCCTCGCGCGTGACCTCGGGGTGCCGCTCGATGTCGCCGCGGCGTTCCGGGTCGCGGCGTCAGGTGCGAACCGCGCCATCGATGCCGGCGACCTGGACGGCTCGCTGTTTTTCAACGTGGCCGGCATCGGCTTGGATGCGCGCATTGCGGTTCGACTGGCCGAGCCGGGCGCACGACGCGGGCTGCTCGGTTACGTCGTGGCCACGGTCCGCGAGGTGTCAACCTACCGCGCCAGCGAGTACTCGATCGCCGTGTCAGACGGCAGGAGTCCGGCCGTGTTCTCGACGCCGGCGCTGTTCATCGCCATGGCCAACTCCCGCCAGTACGGCAACGGCGCGCAAATCGCGCCGCATGCCCGTCTCGACGATGGCCAACTGGACGTGGTCGTCGTGAAGCCGCAATCGGTGCTGAGCATGGCGTCACGCATACCGGCGTTCTTTCGCGGGACGCTGCAGGCCGACGACAAGGTGCTGATGCGAACCGCTGCCGCGGTGGACATCTCGTCGGACCAAGCGATCTCATTTCATGTCGACGGGGAGCCGCGAAACGGCTCAACCACGGTCGAGCTTCGGACGCGGCCGCTAGCCCTGCTAGTTCGCGTTAAACCCTGACTTATCAATTAGTTCTCGCATTTGACCGAGAACTTGTCGCCTAGAATTTACACCCGCGCTGCCGGACTTCAGGTCAGCATGGTAAGAGCCATGGACGCTTTTACCAAGAAGCTTCAATTCCACGAACACACGCGCCGGTATTCGATTCTCATGACGACTGATGGCTGGGAGGTTCGCGAAGAGCGCGACAGCCAGGTCGTGCGCCAGGCGCACTACCAGGACTGGCACCGCGTGGAGCGCGCGCAGCGATCGATCTCGATCGAGCTGGACGAGCTCCGCACCAAGGGCTGGGCCGAGGTGAACTGAGAAGTGTCTACTTCTCGGTTTCGATGAATCGATAGCCCAGGCCGACGACGGTTTCGATTTGCTTGCCGGCGGCGCCGAGCTTGCTGCGCAGCCGGCCGACGTGTACATCCACCGACCGTGTCTCGATCATGCGGTCGTAGCCCCACACCCGTTCAAGCAGGCGATCGCGCGAGAGCACGCGATTGCGGTTCTCTACGAGGTACCGCAGCAGTTCGTATTCGCGCCGGGTCAACCGCACTGGAACGCCGTCCACGGCAATCGAGATCGCGTCGAAATCGGCGACGAGGTGTTGTCCCCGATAGATGGGTGGCGGGCCCGCTTCTTCCGGCCGGCCGCGGCGGAGCACCGCGCGGACACGGGCGGCGAGCTCGCGCGGGCTGAAGGGCTTGGTGACGTAGTCGTCGGCGCCGGCATCGAGCCCGACGACGCGGTCGCCTTCGCTGCTCCGGGCCGTGAGCATGATGATGGGGGTCCTGGCGGTCGCGGGCCGGCCTCGGAGGAGGCGGCACACTTCGAGGCCGCCCAGCACGGGCAGGTTGAGGTCCAGGATGATCAGGTCCACCGGCTGCTCGCCGGCCAGCTTCAATGCCTGGTCGCCGCTCTCCGCCACCTCGACGATTGCGTCACCGCTGCGCTCGAGCGTGTGCTTGACCAGGCCGGCAATGTCTTTTTCGTCTTCGACCACCAGCACGCGGGTCTTCTCGGTCGCGCGTCCTGATGCCGTGGTCCGAGAGCGGCTGGTCATCTGAGTTGCCGGTTCCATTGCCCTCAACGGTAACGGTTGGAGATTTCTAGCCGGTGACGGAGGCGTTAATTCTGAGTTACCAATCCGGCCGTCCGGTGATCGTGGACCGCGGTCGTAATTCACGGCGGCGTTACCCGCCCGTGATCGCCGCGTCATGGCGGCGCCGTACCCTGTGGTTCCAGCATGACCATCAGCGTCATCGTCTGCGCCTACAACGAAGAGGGCTACATCGCCCCGTGCCTGCAGTCGCTGCGATCGCAGAGCCGGCTGCCTGACGAAATCATCGTCATCGACAACGCGAGCTCGGATCGGACGGGGCAGGTGGCCCGCCAGGTGCGCGGCGTGCGCGTGGTCGACGAGCCGCGGAAGGGCCTGGTCATCGCCCGCGAGCGCGGCCGGCAAGAGGCGCGCGGCGACGTGCTCGTGTATGTCGATGCCGATTGCCGGGCGCCGCGGACCTGGCTGGAGCGGATCGCGCGGCGCTTCGCCGGCGATCCCGGCCTGATCGCGCTGTCGGGCAACTACCGCTTCTACGATTGGGACTGGTTGGGACGGACGCTGCTGCGCGCCTACGATTTCACTCTGGGCCCGGCCACCCACGTCCTCGTGAAATACGTGCTGCGGATCGGCGTGGTGTTCTACGGCGGCAACTTCGCGGTGAGGCGCGAGGCGCTCGACGGTATTGGCGGGTTCGACACCACGATCGAGTTTCACGGCGAAGACACCAACCTCGGCCGCCGGCTGTCGCGTATCGGTCGCGTCGAGCTGCGCTACGACTGCTACCTCGAGACCTCGGCGCGGCGCTACAACGCGATGGGGAAGGGCGCCGTGTTCCGGCTGTATGCGCGGAACTTCGTGTCGGAGCTGTTGCATCACCGCCCCAAAGATAGGGCGCACCTCGACGTCCGCCCGTAGAGTTTGCCGGAACGACAAGGCCAGGCCACAGGTTCGTCATGCGCTTGAGGCATTCTGCCTTTCAAGAGCAGTGACGGAAGGACTGATGGATCCAGTTAGCGGAGGTGAGCGGTGAAACTCGACACACACGTCCACACATTCCACTCCGGCCGCGCGACCGTGTTCCCCTTCAACCATTTCATGCGCGAGTGTTACAACACGCCCGAGAGCGTGCACGACACCGCCAAGCGGCGCGGCATGGATCTGGTCACCGTGACCGACCATGACCAAATCAGCGGCGCCCTCGCGATTGCCGACCGGCCGGATGTGCTGGTCGGCTGCGAGGTGACGGCAGAGTTCGCGGATGCGGACCTGTGCGTTCACCTCAACGTTCTTGACATCACCCCGGCTCAGCACGACGAGATCCAGCGGCTCAGGAACGACGTGCGGCAGTTGATGCCGTACCTCAGCCAACAAGGTGTCTACACGTCTCTCAACCACGTGGCCTCAGGCATCAACGGCCCGCTCACGGCCGGCCACCTGGCGGCAATTCTGCCGTGGGTCGATGGCCTCGAAGTGATCAACGGCACCCGCCTCCCCTCGCAGAACCGCACGGCGATGTGCCTGGCGCGGGCCACCGGCAAGCACGTGCTCGGTGGCGGCGACTCCCACACCGGTCGCGGCATCGGACTGACCTGGACCGAAGTGCCGGGTGCGCGCACCCGTGAGGAGTTCATGGCGGGTCTCCGCGCCGGTCGGGCGATCGCCGGTGGTGACCACGGCGGCCACCGCACGATGCTCTCCGACATGTGGCGCTTCGCCGGCAACTTCATGACCGAAGCGGTGGCGACCACCGTCACGCGTCCGGCCGACTGGCGCGGTTACGCCTGCACGTTCGGCGGCATCCTGGGGCTGCCGGTCATGCCGCTGGTGATGGCCGGCGCGTTCATGCATTTCATCCACGAACAGCGGTTCAACCGGGATCTGCTGTATGACTTGCTCGCGAAGCCCGCGGAAGCGGCGCGGGTCGCGGGTGTGCTCGCGGCGTAGGGTGGGCGCGGTCGCGTCGCGACCGCGTGGGGCTCGCGCCTTCGGCGCTCGTCGGGCTCGCGGCTCCGCCGCTCGTCGGGGTCGCTCGCTCCTGGGGAAAAGGCATTTCCCCACGAGGCGCGCAGCGCCGAGCCCCACGAGGTCCGAAGGACCGAGCCCTACGAAGGCGCGCGCCCTACCACAACCCCAGCCATTTCCACCACGCCGCGCCCGCGGTGAGCCAGATCACGATGTTCGCCACCGAGGTGACGAAGCCGACCTTCCACCAGTCGCTGCGCGACACGTAGCCCACCCCAAACAGGATCGGCCCGGTCGTGGTCCCGTAGTGGGTGAGGCCGGCGGTGAGGTTGGCGGTGCACAGCAGGCTGTAGACCGCCAGCGGCGGCGGCACGCCGATGCCGATCAGCACCGCCACGAACGGCGGGAACATCGCCAGCATGTGCGCGGTGATGCTGGCGAAGAAGTAATGCGCGTAGAAGTAGATGATCAGGATGCCGACGAGCACGATGGCCCACGGGATGCCGACGAAGAGGCCGCCGACGTGTTCGGCCAGCACGCGCGTGGATCCGGTGTCGTTGAGCAGCTCGCCCATGCGCAGCATGCCGCCGTACCAGACGAACACGTCCCACGCCGACCGTTCGCTGGCGGCGGTCTGCCAGCTCAGGGTGCCCGACGAGAGCAGCACGGCGATGCCGACCAGCGCCACGAACGTGACATCCAGGCGATGCCAGGCGGAGGTGATCCACATGACGCCAACGCCGCTGAACACCAGGAGCGTCACCCATTCGTCGCGGCTGAGCGGCCCCATCTTCTTGAGCTCGGCGGCGGCGAAGATCGGCGCCTCCGGCGTGCGGGTGACCTCTGGTGTGAGTATGCGATACGCGATCCACGGCACCACGGCGCACGACAGCAGGCCCGGCACAATGGCGGCGACGAACCAGCTCGCCCAGGTCACCTCGACGTTGGCCAGCTTCAGCGCGAGGTTGGCGCCCAGCAGGTTGCTGGCCTGGCCGGTGAGGAACATCGCGCACGCCACCGCCGAGCCCTGATACATGGCGGCGATCAGGAATGCGCCCAGCCGCTTGGCGCTCGGACCGGGGTGGGAATCGAACAGCTCAGCGATGCTGCGCGCGATCGGCAGCACCATGCCGGCGCTCCGCGCGGTGATCGAGGGCACGCCGGAGGCGAGCGTGACGTCGGTCATCTGCAGCGCGTAGGCGACGCCCAGCGACGTGCGCCCGACCGCGCGCACGAACAGCAGGGCGATGCGGCGCGCCAGGCCGCAGTCGAGCATCACCTTGGCGATCAGCATGGCGATGATGACCAGCCACACCGAGGGCGCGGCGAACCCGCCCAGCACCTGCGGCATCGGCGTGCCGTTGGCGACCATGGCCGTGAGGCCCATCAGCACCAGCGCCGACGCCGGCAGCGGCTCGGTCACCATCCCGGCGATCACGCAGATGAAGATCGCCGTCTGCCGCCACCCCTGTGGCGTGATGGTGGCGGGGGCCGGAATCAGGTGGGCGAGGACGAGATAGAGGACAACGAGCGCGGCCAGGCCGCGAGTGCGCGACATTTGGGCTGAATTCTATACGCAGATGCCATCACCAGGGCCGCAGATGACACTGATGACGCGGATCAGTTCAACGCCGAATCACAGGGAGCCACGCTCCCATGGACCGGTGATCGCGACCGTGAACCCGGGCGTCTGGATGTTGAGGAACAGCCACCGGCCATCGGGACTGAACGTGGCGCCGGCGAACTCGCCGCTTCGGAAGTCGCCCGCGATGCCGTTCCGCTCACCGCCGAGGACGATGTTGTTCCGCACAAAGCGGACGATCTTGCCGTCGCGCGTGAGGCCGTGCACGCACGGATTGGCCGTGCCGTCCTCGCACAGTACCAGCCCGCCGCGCGGACTGACCACGAGGTTGTCAGGCATGTTCAGCACCTCGGCACCGGGTGACTCGTAGACCAGGCGGATGGCCTGGTTGCGAATGTCGAGTTCCCACACCTGCCCCATCTTGGCGTCGCCGCCCTCGGTACTGGTCACGAACACGCGGCCGCTGCCGTACCACGCCCCCTCGAGGCGGCCGAAGATGGCGCCGCCCTTCTCCAGTCCCTGTGCGAACACGCCGCCCGTGTCGAAGGCGGCGGGGTCGACGTGCGCCTTGTCTGGCTGCTCGATCAGCACCCAGTGGATGCCTAGCGTCTGGCCGGCTCGCTGGCCTTGTCGGAGATCCGCGCGGGGCCGGCCATCGACGGCCAACATCTCCAGGCGCCCACCGTCGGCGAGGCGCCGCGGTGACCGCGGTGTGAAGCGATACAGGCCCGCACGCCGCCGGTCTTCCGTTTGGTAGACGATGCTGGTTTCCGGATCGACGGCGACGGCTTCGTGGAAGAAACGCCCCATTGCGACCAGCGGCTCCAAGGTCGGTGTGCCGTCGACGGGCACTTCGAAGACATAGCCGTGCGGTCGCCGCAGCGAGGGATCCTCGGCTGGCCCGAGCGTCGTCTCTTCGCAGCTCAGCCAGCTGTTCCACGGCGTCATGCCGCCGGCGCAGTTGCGCAAGGTGCCGGCGAGGCTGGTGCGCGAACTGGTCAAGAGGCCCGTGACGGGATTGAAGATGAGGGTGGTCGTGCCGCCGCCCGCCCGCTCGTCGTAGGCGATCGACGAATCGAACGCCGGGCCGGGGTCCAGTTCGTGATTGCGTATCAGGACGACGGTGCCGTTGGCGCCGGCAAACGCGGCCATGCCGTCGTGCCTGCCGGGCGTGCGCCTGCCGGAATCGAGCGGATCGCCGATCCAGCCCAACGAGCGGTAACGAAACCCGTCCGGCAACTGGAGCAGCGGGAGCCCGGTGGTCTCATCGTTCACCGGGCGCAGCGGCCCGTATCCGATGTCGTCGGGCGCGAGCCGGCCGGCCGCGGCGGGGCGCCACAGCGCCTCGAGCGGAACGGTGACGGCGGCGCCGCCGATGAGCGCCGCGTGCCTCAAGAATTCGCGTCGGGGCGTCGTCATGGCGCCCGAGTGTAGCCAGCGGGCGTTGCGACTGCAAGACGGTTCAGCGACGCGGTGTTGTCGAAAGCACCTGCGCGAACTCCTCGTAATGATCCGTGGCGATGAAGTCGACGCCGGCGCTGAAGGCCGCCGCCAGCGTGCGCGCGCCCACGTCCGGATCCTTCGTGTCGTGGGAGACGACGCTCCGCCCGACACCGATTCGTCAGCCGGCCGTCAACGAAACGTCAAGAGCGCCCGGTAGTCTTGACCCACCTCCGTTGTCCTGCTGCAGACCGGCGACGATCGGCAGCAGGACGTTTTTTCCATCAGGCTTACGACACCAGGCTGCCGGGCGTGCCGGCCTGCACGACGCGCGTCGCGGCCGTTCGCGCGGCGCCGCCGCGGATGGTCACCTTGTCAATCACGCGGAAGTCCGCCTGCATCGTCTTGGGCGTGGCCGTGCACGCGATGTAGCCGCGCTTGTTGCTGTGATAGGTGAGATGCGGATTGTCTCTTGCGCCGGCATTGCAGGCTTGTTTCGATCGGTATTGCCGCGTATCCAACACGTGCAGGTCGATCAGGTTCCCGAAGCGCAGGCGCCGATGCAGCGGCAAATGCGGTCCGTTCGGACGAATTCCGTTGGACATGCGCGCACGATAACGCTGTTCGATGACAAGTCCGCGACGTGGCGGACGGTGGCGGGGCTAGCGCCAGCCGTTGTCGGAGATCAACGCGCGAACGCGTCGATCGATGTCATCGACGATGCCGCGGACCACGGCTGCGGGTTGCCCCTTCGGATCGGCAAGCGGCCAGTCGTCTCGCCTGGCGCCGGGCACGACCGGACACTCGTCGCCGCAGCCCATCGTGATCAGCCACTGCGCCTGGTTCGCGAGGTCGTCGGTGAGCTTCTGTGGTTTCTGGCCGGACAGGTCGATGCCCATCTCACGCAACAGCGCGACAACTTCCGGGTGCACATGATCAGCGGGCTGGGTGCCGGCCGAGATGGCGCGCGCCTTGAGCGGATCCGCGAGGCGATTGAAGAGGGCAGCGGCGATCTGCGACCGGCCCGCGTTGTGCACGCAGGCGAACAGGACGGTGGTCACGACGCCTTGCGGGCGACCTGCAGCCGCCGTTCGTCCTTGGCGCTGACCTCGGCATGCGAGAGCGCGTGCAGGGCAGCGGCAACGACGGCGGCGATCACGGGGTTCTCGATGGGGGTCAGCCGATAGTGCATCCAGATGCCGGCGCGCCGTGCGTCCACCAGGCCCGCCTTGCGCAAGTAGGCGAGATGG from Vicinamibacterales bacterium encodes:
- a CDS encoding response regulator transcription factor — encoded protein: MTSRSRTTASGRATEKTRVLVVEDEKDIAGLVKHTLERSGDAIVEVAESGDQALKLAGEQPVDLIILDLNLPVLGGLEVCRLLRGRPATARTPIIMLTARSSEGDRVVGLDAGADDYVTKPFSPRELAARVRAVLRRGRPEEAGPPPIYRGQHLVADFDAISIAVDGVPVRLTRREYELLRYLVENRNRVLSRDRLLERVWGYDRMIETRSVDVHVGRLRSKLGAAGKQIETVVGLGYRFIETEK
- a CDS encoding diacylglycerol kinase family protein, with product MNATVVINPIAGPGRVRTLDSCIALAKEALARGGFAADVRITAGPADAERFATEALTAGHQLVVAWGGDGTVNGVGAALAGTRVPLAIIPGGSGNGLARDLGVPLDVAAAFRVAASGANRAIDAGDLDGSLFFNVAGIGLDARIAVRLAEPGARRGLLGYVVATVREVSTYRASEYSIAVSDGRSPAVFSTPALFIAMANSRQYGNGAQIAPHARLDDGQLDVVVVKPQSVLSMASRIPAFFRGTLQADDKVLMRTAAAVDISSDQAISFHVDGEPRNGSTTVELRTRPLALLVRVKP
- a CDS encoding PHP-associated domain-containing protein; this encodes MKLDTHVHTFHSGRATVFPFNHFMRECYNTPESVHDTAKRRGMDLVTVTDHDQISGALAIADRPDVLVGCEVTAEFADADLCVHLNVLDITPAQHDEIQRLRNDVRQLMPYLSQQGVYTSLNHVASGINGPLTAGHLAAILPWVDGLEVINGTRLPSQNRTAMCLARATGKHVLGGGDSHTGRGIGLTWTEVPGARTREEFMAGLRAGRAIAGGDHGGHRTMLSDMWRFAGNFMTEAVATTVTRPADWRGYACTFGGILGLPVMPLVMAGAFMHFIHEQRFNRDLLYDLLAKPAEAARVAGVLAA
- a CDS encoding DASS family sodium-coupled anion symporter, with translation MSRTRGLAALVVLYLVLAHLIPAPATITPQGWRQTAIFICVIAGMVTEPLPASALVLMGLTAMVANGTPMPQVLGGFAAPSVWLVIIAMLIAKVMLDCGLARRIALLFVRAVGRTSLGVAYALQMTDVTLASGVPSITARSAGMVLPIARSIAELFDSHPGPSAKRLGAFLIAAMYQGSAVACAMFLTGQASNLLGANLALKLANVEVTWASWFVAAIVPGLLSCAVVPWIAYRILTPEVTRTPEAPIFAAAELKKMGPLSRDEWVTLLVFSGVGVMWITSAWHRLDVTFVALVGIAVLLSSGTLSWQTAASERSAWDVFVWYGGMLRMGELLNDTGSTRVLAEHVGGLFVGIPWAIVLVGILIIYFYAHYFFASITAHMLAMFPPFVAVLIGIGVPPPLAVYSLLCTANLTAGLTHYGTTTGPILFGVGYVSRSDWWKVGFVTSVANIVIWLTAGAAWWKWLGLW
- a CDS encoding glycosyltransferase family A protein, producing the protein MTISVIVCAYNEEGYIAPCLQSLRSQSRLPDEIIVIDNASSDRTGQVARQVRGVRVVDEPRKGLVIARERGRQEARGDVLVYVDADCRAPRTWLERIARRFAGDPGLIALSGNYRFYDWDWLGRTLLRAYDFTLGPATHVLVKYVLRIGVVFYGGNFAVRREALDGIGGFDTTIEFHGEDTNLGRRLSRIGRVELRYDCYLETSARRYNAMGKGAVFRLYARNFVSELLHHRPKDRAHLDVRP
- a CDS encoding PstS family phosphate ABC transporter substrate-binding protein; the encoded protein is MLLLPIRHMAPVVVLTLTLAACGGGGSTSTGTPAAGPALVSLDGSSTVFPISEAVAEEFQKADKSARVTVGISGTGGGFQKFCRGEIDISDASRPISATEVAACAKSGVEYVELPIAYDGIAIAVHPKATWADKITVAELKTMWAPDAQGKVTKWNQVRASWPDREIHLFGAGVDSGTYDYFTEAVNGKAKASRGDFTSSEDDNVLVQGISNDELALGFLPFAYYEENAARLKLVPVDDEKADNGAGPILAGPDTIRTGTYQPLSRPVFIYVSKKAAERPEVQRFVDFYLKNAEALVREVNYVGLGADIYGMVTDRFAKRTTGSVFSGQNTIGVTIDQLLSKERAQ
- the sixA gene encoding phosphohistidine phosphatase SixA; the protein is MAATIELYLVRHGVAAERGPKYPDDRLRPLTPAGVKKFAASVPGLLELDVVIDFVLTSPLVRARETATLLASGLKPKPAIAEVEALAPGGRYQAVVEAIKTHAKQHRRLALVGHEPDLGELAARLLGARGTIAFKKGAICAIDVDGATPGGPGTLRWFLTPRALRALAP
- a CDS encoding Ppx/GppA phosphatase family protein, yielding MRLAAIDIGTNSVHMIVVRVRPDFSFEVVDREKEMVRLGAGGLDGKKLTPESMNAALQALSKFQRLATSHQVDEILAVATSATREAENGGAFLKEIERKTGIRARLITGTEEARLIHLAAVYGVDTPKPAVVIDIGGGSVEITRGSGREVEFARSFKIGVIRLTERFVDSDPISTRDERKMTEFIGEQVDRYLETIVEAGYDRVIGTSGTILSLGTVATAMDRGTPPQEVRNLRVPAKSLRRLRKTALDMDLEERMHLLGQDPRRADLMVAGVILLDTVLKKLGADEITLCDLALREGVLLDYIHGHRRHIARVDSYPDVRRRSVVELAERCRWEAEHSRQVAALALTMFDFTKRIHGLGDREREWLEYAGFLHDIGNHISYEKHHRHSYYLIKNGDLRGFEPEEIDIMALVARYHRRATPKDDHVGQQDLSKPRRHTVEVLSAFLRLAETLDRSRHGVVRGLEVRERLGELRINVQAVGDAELEVWAARKQARALEDALDRKIRIEKIPYRKGLKAVNTELTRQKLPRNPRRVR
- a CDS encoding alkaline phosphatase PhoX; this encodes MTTPRREFLRHAALIGGAAVTVPLEALWRPAAAGRLAPDDIGYGPLRPVNDETTGLPLLQLPDGFRYRSLGWIGDPLDSGRRTPGRHDGMAAFAGANGTVVLIRNHELDPGPAFDSSIAYDERAGGGTTTLIFNPVTGLLTSSRTSLAGTLRNCAGGMTPWNSWLSCEETTLGPAEDPSLRRPHGYVFEVPVDGTPTLEPLVAMGRFFHEAVAVDPETSIVYQTEDRRRAGLYRFTPRSPRRLADGGRLEMLAVDGRPRADLRQGQRAGQTLGIHWVLIEQPDKAHVDPAAFDTGGVFAQGLEKGGAIFGRLEGAWYGSGRVFVTSTEGGDAKMGQVWELDIRNQAIRLVYESPGAEVLNMPDNLVVSPRGGLVLCEDGTANPCVHGLTRDGKIVRFVRNNIVLGGERNGIAGDFRSGEFAGATFSPDGRWLFLNIQTPGFTVAITGPWERGSL
- a CDS encoding CHAD domain-containing protein, producing the protein MERSALSVAMVRQRLVSLLTAMPAAQSGDETSVHQARVASRRLREVLPVLGASADGQALDRVDRRVRRITRALGPVRELDVALLLLAELEGRGDAAARAINRVRAAVVAERLERRREMLDEITPSRLDTLRKRLVDVAAPDTHPAVPADAVAEAAERSATRARRMGAAIEHAGGIYLPDRLHRVRIAAKKLRYAIEIQRELMHSRSRAHLGRLRTLQDLLGRMHDLETLIERARAVQASLAARDRRGMAELDSLIRVLEDECREGHAAYMHARPHLIKMCEAVIDTAGQSRSTAA